One region of Dokdonia sp. 4H-3-7-5 genomic DNA includes:
- a CDS encoding peptidylprolyl isomerase, with translation MKKTSMLLVAVILSLFSCNDKYPDLGDGLYAEIITDKGTMVAELFYNDAPATVANFVALAEGTHPLADSTYAGKPFYNGLTFHRIIKDFMIQGGDPTGTGSGDPGYKFFDELTPERRHDSAGVLSMANSGYATNGSQFFITHKATPHLDGYDSNGNLKNCDNPRVSCHTVWGKVVTGLEVVDAITEVELEDPRAGKPKTPVIIQQVNIIRKGSDVKNYNAGETFTNELAAFEENKAKEAAEKAKQFAGKKAELDAKREGIEELPSGLGIYFDQKGKGIKPNTGQKVKVEYAGFFTTGELFDTSSEEVAAANNKLDDRKKAAGQYKLLETVYSPEARLIAGFKEGLQLMSIGDKATLFIPYHLGYGAQGYPGAIPPKADLVFEIELVEIVK, from the coding sequence ATGAAGAAAACAAGTATGTTATTAGTTGCAGTAATTTTATCACTCTTTTCATGTAATGATAAATATCCAGATCTAGGAGATGGATTATATGCAGAAATCATCACAGATAAGGGAACCATGGTTGCAGAGCTTTTTTATAATGACGCCCCTGCAACGGTTGCAAATTTTGTTGCGCTAGCAGAAGGTACACACCCTCTAGCAGATAGCACATATGCTGGTAAGCCATTTTACAATGGATTAACCTTCCATAGAATCATAAAGGACTTTATGATTCAAGGTGGTGATCCTACAGGTACAGGTTCTGGTGATCCTGGATACAAGTTCTTTGACGAACTTACTCCTGAGCGTAGACATGATTCTGCAGGAGTTCTTTCTATGGCAAACTCTGGATATGCGACTAACGGAAGTCAGTTCTTTATTACACATAAAGCGACACCACATCTTGATGGTTATGACTCAAACGGAAATCTTAAAAACTGCGATAACCCTAGAGTAAGTTGTCATACAGTATGGGGTAAAGTAGTTACTGGACTAGAAGTTGTAGATGCTATTACAGAGGTAGAGCTTGAAGATCCACGTGCTGGAAAACCAAAAACTCCAGTAATTATCCAGCAAGTAAATATCATCAGAAAAGGAAGTGATGTAAAGAATTACAACGCTGGTGAGACCTTTACAAATGAACTAGCTGCCTTTGAAGAAAACAAAGCAAAAGAAGCTGCCGAAAAAGCAAAGCAATTTGCTGGTAAAAAAGCAGAACTTGATGCTAAGAGAGAAGGAATTGAAGAACTTCCTAGCGGATTAGGAATTTACTTTGATCAAAAAGGAAAAGGAATAAAGCCTAATACTGGTCAAAAAGTAAAAGTAGAATATGCTGGTTTCTTTACAACGGGAGAGTTATTTGATACAAGTAGCGAAGAAGTAGCTGCTGCAAATAATAAACTAGACGACCGTAAGAAAGCTGCTGGACAATACAAACTTCTTGAAACAGTATATAGCCCAGAAGCTAGACTTATTGCTGGATTTAAAGAAGGATTACAATTAATGTCTATAGGTGATAAAGCAACACTATTCATCCCTTACCACTTAGGATACGGAGCACAAGGTTACCCTGGTGCAATACCTCCTAAGGCAGATCTTGTATTTGAAATTGAACTTGTAGAGATTGTAAAGTAA
- the gldI gene encoding gliding motility-associated peptidyl-prolyl isomerase GldI, giving the protein MRNLIFLFSIFLIVSCSETVARRPVSQKTGSYVKTETISRNKELIAQDEAAIKKFIASDTLNIYNPSPNGFWYSYIAKDTLGKQAPQVGDLVLFNYNLATINGKELVTQEELGNTVTQIDQSNPDIITGIREGLKLMKEGETMTFLFPSYKAYGYYGFEDRIPSNTPVRSTVTLLEIKDQSNE; this is encoded by the coding sequence ATGAGAAATTTAATATTTCTGTTTTCTATATTCCTTATTGTTTCATGCTCTGAGACAGTTGCTCGCAGACCAGTTTCTCAAAAAACAGGATCTTACGTGAAGACAGAAACTATCTCTCGCAACAAAGAGCTTATTGCTCAAGATGAAGCAGCTATTAAGAAATTTATAGCTAGTGATACTTTAAACATCTATAACCCTTCACCTAATGGTTTTTGGTATTCTTATATTGCAAAAGATACACTAGGTAAGCAAGCTCCTCAAGTAGGTGATCTTGTTTTGTTTAATTACAACCTCGCAACAATCAACGGTAAGGAACTTGTTACGCAAGAAGAACTAGGAAATACGGTTACTCAAATAGATCAAAGTAATCCAGATATAATTACCGGAATAAGGGAAGGACTTAAATTAATGAAGGAAGGAGAAACAATGACATTTCTATTTCCTAGTTATAAAGCTTACGGCTATTACGGTTTTGAAGATAGAATACCTAGCAATACCCCAGTGCGTAGTACCGTTACTTTACTTGAAATAAAAGACCAATCAAACGAATAA
- a CDS encoding aminoacyl-histidine dipeptidase — MDNQEIRNLAPKALWNKFADLNAVPRPSKKEERVIAFMKDFGKKLGLETIEDEVGNVIIRKPATAGHENKKMIVMQSHLDMVHQKNNDTDFDFDNQGIEMYVDGDWVRAKGTTLGADNGLGVATIMAVLESTTIEHPAIEALFTIDEETGMTGAMGLKGGILKGDILLNLDTEEDDEIGVGCAGGVDITATRNYPEEGIDDGLVAYKVTVNGLNGGHSGMDIIKGLGNANKMMNRLLRSASENFDIRISSIDGGSLRNAIPRESVAIIAVDENQLAAFEADFQDVASGIQVEYNSLEENLSITAEKTDHPDNVMNMEAQQELIKAISAVHNGVYRMSPEIENLVETSNNIARVIVKDGSIKIGCLTRSSVDSTKDDLANAITATFELANFDVALSGDYPGWAPNMASPILKVLEAKYKEINNENPHVAACHAGLECGILGQNYPEMDMISFGPTIKGAHSPDERASISSAQKYWDFVIEILKDIPVA; from the coding sequence ATGGATAATCAAGAAATAAGAAATCTAGCCCCAAAGGCACTCTGGAATAAATTTGCAGATCTAAATGCTGTGCCTCGTCCTTCAAAAAAGGAGGAGCGCGTCATTGCGTTTATGAAAGACTTTGGTAAAAAATTAGGTTTAGAAACAATAGAAGACGAAGTAGGTAATGTGATCATAAGAAAACCTGCTACTGCTGGTCATGAGAACAAGAAAATGATTGTGATGCAGTCGCATCTTGACATGGTACATCAGAAAAATAATGACACCGATTTTGATTTTGATAATCAGGGTATCGAGATGTATGTAGATGGTGACTGGGTACGTGCAAAAGGAACTACACTAGGAGCAGATAACGGTCTTGGAGTGGCGACAATAATGGCTGTACTTGAAAGTACCACCATAGAACATCCAGCTATAGAAGCATTATTTACTATAGATGAGGAAACAGGTATGACTGGGGCGATGGGTCTTAAAGGAGGAATTCTTAAAGGTGACATCTTACTTAATCTAGATACAGAAGAAGATGACGAGATAGGTGTAGGTTGTGCAGGTGGTGTAGATATCACAGCTACTCGCAATTACCCAGAAGAAGGAATAGATGATGGTCTTGTAGCTTATAAAGTTACTGTAAATGGTCTTAATGGAGGTCACTCTGGAATGGATATCATCAAGGGACTTGGTAATGCAAATAAAATGATGAACCGCTTATTGCGCAGTGCATCAGAAAATTTTGATATACGTATTTCAAGCATTGATGGTGGAAGTTTGAGAAATGCAATCCCAAGAGAAAGTGTAGCTATCATTGCAGTAGATGAGAATCAGCTGGCAGCTTTTGAAGCAGATTTTCAGGATGTGGCAAGTGGTATTCAAGTAGAGTACAATTCGCTAGAAGAAAACCTTAGTATTACCGCAGAGAAAACAGATCACCCTGATAATGTAATGAACATGGAAGCTCAACAAGAGCTTATTAAAGCAATAAGTGCAGTTCATAATGGGGTCTATAGAATGAGCCCAGAGATAGAAAATCTAGTGGAAACTTCTAATAATATAGCTAGAGTGATTGTAAAAGATGGATCTATAAAAATAGGTTGTCTTACACGCTCATCAGTAGATAGCACAAAGGATGATCTCGCAAATGCTATTACAGCTACGTTTGAACTTGCAAACTTTGACGTAGCACTTTCTGGTGATTATCCAGGATGGGCTCCTAATATGGCGAGTCCTATCTTAAAGGTGCTAGAAGCAAAATATAAAGAGATCAATAATGAGAATCCACATGTAGCGGCTTGTCACGCAGGACTTGAATGTGGTATCTTAGGTCAGAATTATCCTGAGATGGATATGATTTCCTTTGGGCCTACTATTAAGGGAGCGCATTCTCCCGATGAAAGAGCAAGCATCTCTAGTGCTCAAAAGTACTGGGATTTTGTAATAGAAATATTGAAAGATATACCAGTTGCTTAA
- a CDS encoding PorV/PorQ family protein, producing the protein MKKSLSILFLLISVTAVSQTVRKYSNEFLNIGVDAAALGMSNAVVAGTSDVNAGYWNPAGLVNLEDNQISLMHASYFANIANYDYIAFAKPLDDRSAIGISVIRFGVDDILNTTQLIDDQGNIDYNRISLFSTADYAFTVSYARALPLDGLNLGVNAKVVRRVIGDFANSWGFGLDVGLQWKKGDWDFGVMARDITTTVNAWSIDEDEFATISDAVEGQNQDLPESTEITIPKLQVGFGRQWIFHYDYSLRAELDMNFRFAQTNDIISSSAVSATPALGLEFGYAELVYVRAGFGNFQELTALDNSTSIGFQPNIGVGFKYKGIHVDYALTDIGDQSAAIYSNVFSVKLDWELFR; encoded by the coding sequence TTGAAAAAATCACTTTCTATACTATTTCTACTCATTTCAGTTACTGCTGTGTCACAAACGGTACGTAAATATTCGAATGAATTTTTAAATATTGGTGTTGATGCTGCCGCTCTTGGTATGAGTAATGCCGTTGTTGCTGGTACGAGTGATGTAAATGCAGGCTATTGGAATCCTGCAGGTTTAGTCAATCTAGAAGATAATCAGATCTCATTAATGCACGCCTCCTATTTTGCAAATATTGCAAATTATGATTACATCGCTTTTGCAAAACCTCTTGATGATAGAAGCGCCATAGGTATTTCTGTAATACGTTTTGGAGTTGATGATATTTTAAATACTACCCAACTTATAGACGATCAAGGAAACATAGATTACAATCGTATCAGTCTATTTTCTACTGCAGATTATGCTTTTACTGTGTCTTATGCAAGAGCATTACCGCTAGATGGTTTGAATCTAGGTGTGAATGCAAAAGTGGTACGTCGTGTGATAGGTGATTTTGCAAACAGCTGGGGTTTTGGCCTTGATGTAGGGTTACAATGGAAAAAAGGAGATTGGGATTTTGGAGTTATGGCTCGAGACATCACCACTACAGTAAACGCGTGGAGTATTGATGAAGATGAGTTTGCTACCATAAGCGATGCCGTCGAAGGTCAAAATCAAGACTTACCAGAAAGTACAGAAATCACCATCCCTAAACTTCAAGTAGGATTCGGTCGCCAGTGGATTTTTCATTATGATTACTCCTTACGTGCAGAACTAGATATGAATTTTAGATTTGCGCAAACTAATGACATTATATCATCGTCTGCCGTAAGTGCAACACCTGCCTTGGGCCTAGAGTTTGGCTATGCAGAACTTGTTTATGTGAGAGCTGGCTTTGGTAATTTCCAAGAACTTACTGCTCTTGATAACTCTACGTCTATAGGTTTTCAGCCTAACATAGGTGTAGGATTCAAGTACAAGGGAATTCATGTAGATTATGCTCTTACAGATATAGGTGACCAGAGCGCCGCTATTTATTCTAACGTGTTTTCTGTAAAGTTAGATTGGGAGCTTTTTAGATAG
- a CDS encoding CDP-alcohol phosphatidyltransferase family protein: MSIKSYVPNAITMGNLLSGCVAVVFAVNDRLELAAIFVALGIFFDFFDGFFARILNASSEVGLQLDSLADMVTSGVVPGVVMYQLLEDASGIPWGAALEEQHFHLGYIGFAITMASAYRLAKFNVDDRQTNSFIGLPTPANTLFILSLPLILMFEEYAFAKALLENPYSLIVLTALSCFMLNAELPLFALKFKNWSFGENKVRYLFLLASVLLLVFFQFLGIPIIIILYILLSIVFKEQA, encoded by the coding sequence ATGTCTATAAAGAGTTACGTTCCTAATGCAATTACAATGGGTAATCTGTTAAGCGGTTGTGTTGCGGTAGTTTTTGCTGTAAATGATCGTCTAGAGCTTGCTGCGATATTTGTAGCTCTTGGGATTTTCTTTGATTTTTTTGACGGCTTTTTTGCACGAATTCTTAATGCTTCAAGTGAGGTAGGATTACAATTAGATTCTCTTGCAGATATGGTTACTAGCGGTGTTGTGCCAGGAGTGGTTATGTATCAACTGCTAGAAGATGCTAGCGGTATTCCTTGGGGTGCGGCACTAGAAGAGCAGCACTTTCACTTGGGTTATATAGGTTTTGCAATAACGATGGCTTCGGCATATAGACTTGCAAAGTTCAATGTAGATGATCGTCAGACTAACTCGTTTATAGGACTTCCAACTCCTGCAAATACCTTGTTTATACTAAGCTTACCTCTTATATTGATGTTTGAAGAGTACGCTTTCGCGAAAGCGTTATTAGAAAATCCATACTCCCTTATAGTACTTACCGCATTAAGTTGTTTTATGCTCAATGCAGAGCTTCCATTATTTGCTTTAAAGTTTAAAAACTGGTCTTTTGGGGAAAACAAAGTGCGTTACCTCTTTTTACTTGCAAGTGTGTTACTGCTTGTGTTCTTCCAGTTTTTAGGGATACCTATCATCATCATTCTGTACATCCTTCTTTCTATTGTTTTTAAAGAGCAAGCGTAG